The Dioscorea cayenensis subsp. rotundata cultivar TDr96_F1 chromosome 11, TDr96_F1_v2_PseudoChromosome.rev07_lg8_w22 25.fasta, whole genome shotgun sequence genomic interval GAGactttctaataaatttatatataaataaaataaaaataaaatcatgatattattttatcttaataataaatggttactattatatttttatcaatataaaaaattataaatagtgtaatatattttttataattataaaaaataacaataatttgtaatgaagacataaatttatattaaattaagcaattatatgcataattattttggttactattaataacaattaattgtgtatttataattaattaaatttaataatgaccaAGGTGGAGTATCCTTAGCAAGGGTGTTTATATCCTACAAATCATAGTTATCAAacccggcccgggcattgaTCCGGTCAAGGCTCTGGGTCACGGGTCAATTGGTTCAACCGTCGGGTTATTTAGGTCAATActgggttaataaaaatattttaaaatattttttttaaaattataaattagtttttaattatataatgatatatcataataatatccatgaattattagttatcaaataaataatttgatggaaaaaaaatacaaaaacaattgctaatttttttgatttggaagtagtagaaaaagaagaaaaaaagctcAAACTTCACATAATATCAATACATAGCAATACTTAATTCAcgataaaaagtttaaatttattatcaaactatcaaaccaaactcaatccaatatataaccaaagttcaaaattgaaattacaaatcaaagtCGGGATCAATTGAGTCCGATAGGGTCAATCGGTTCGATCACGGGTCAATCGGTCCGATCATTGGGTCAACCGGTCCAACCACCGGGTCAAAGCGAGTCAATCGCGGGTCAGAACGGGTTGATTGCATAACTGGTCTAATTAAAGACCCGGACCGGTTGAAGCACCGGGTCATCGGATCAACCGGTCCgaccgccgggccggtccgggtttgataactatgctacaaatacatccaaccaaacacatattttcaaaatcgagatttacaaatcctcccaaacaaacataaaatttttaaatcaagattTTCGATTCTGAtcaaccaaacaccaaaaattTGACTCTCCTGCATTTTTCAACTTCGAATTTACTAATTACATcgtgattaaaaaaatctcatcgtatttttttaactacatctaaccaaacgctACCTAATATTAGTTTGGTCGATGACCAGTTAACCTGGGTCCTGGAGCCTTGAATATCAACTCATGTGGACCCTGCGTTGCTTGCTTATGCACATTCTCTGTTTCAAGTCACTGTCAAACTGTTTAAAACAATGTTCAAACTCATGCCCGGAGgatgaatataataataataaaacaaggaATAAAGAgcgaaaaagaaaagaagaaaaagttaaaaagaatgaaaaagaaaagaaattcccAGGGTTTGAAATgtaaatttatcaataaataacttttttttgaaGTGGTTATTAGAAAAAATACCAAGATCGTACTTAATAATGAGAGTTTCTGACAAGATGGTGGAAATATTCAAACAGCCCCCGCACAGAAAAAGagggtttgtttttttttatttttaactcgCCACCCCTTGAAAAACAGCAAAATTAATCATCCCTCTAAAATAACATAATGTTTAATGAAACGTATTAAAAACAGAtgttatacaaataaaaattaaaaactcattttaatcgaattgaaaataatcaaaaatttatttaagagccttgcaagaaaaataaaatcttttaaaaaagataGCAAATAATTTCTCTATTTTCAAGGGTTGGAAAGTAAAagcttcaaaattaaaaaaaaaattaaacagagAATTTTAAGGTGTTAGGACTAGGGAACAAAGAGATCTCTTTtactaaataatataacattagTTTCTTGGCTTTTGCAGTTGTTAGATTACCATTTGTGGAAATTGTCTCTCCTTCAGGCCTCATTCACACTCCTCAGAGATAACCCTAGGGTATCTTCCTTTCAAAGagggagagaagaagaggaagagatggagaagaaggtggtTTGGGTAAGCATGGCTGTTGGGTTCTTGGGCATCCTCTCTGCTGCCCTTGGATTTGCTGCAGAGGCCACAAGGGTGAAGGTGATGTTTCATGAGTTCTTGTTGGATTTCTTGTTTGTGTGAATGATTTCTAGTTTACCATGTAAACTTCTGGGTACTTGGATCTTTGCTGTGTTGACTTTAGAGAAATGGATTGTATTGTGTTGgggagaaaggaaaaaaaatttccctttcttgctttttttatcttgatcttgtttggttttcattttgttttgattgatttgatattttctaGTGAATGAAATGTGTTAATTGAAAAGTTTTGGTGTTTGCTCAATGGGTTTGTGACTTGGTGtggtatttttgatattttaggcATCTGAAGTGAAAACATCAATACCTGGTGAATGTATATATCCAAAGACACCAGCTTTGGTTCTTGGATTGTCATCGGCAGTGGCTCTTATGATAGCGCAAGCGATGGTTAATACCATTGCTGGCTGCTTATGTTGCAAGAAACAGCGCTATTCGTCGGAAACCAACTGGAGTATTGCATTGATAGCCTTCATTGTTTCTTGGTAAACAGTTCGGATATTATCCAAGTTCTTCTTCATGTTGTGTTCTTTTATTCTACTTATTAATTTTTCAGTCATGCTTGTTCTTTGCATTCTGGAATAAGTTTGCTTTTGTTTAGATCAACAGATAGTTTCCTGCATTATAGGATTGATCACCTTCATTGTTTCTTTGTTAACAGTGTCGATATTATCAGAGTTCTTCTTGATGTTGTGATTTTATTCTACTCATTAAGTGCATGTCATGCTTAATCTTTGCATTCTGGAATAGGCTAGCTTTCGTTCAAATCGACATATTGAACTTGAAACCTAGATATAAAGTGAAGATGTTTTAGGCATATCAAgtattgatgtttttttcctttatttaccTTTGCatgattaatttgatttttctgttttaatTGCTCTGTAACTCTTAAATATGATTGTCACATTCTCTTTAAATGAAGGCCAAACATTGGTGTTATTTTACAAGATGGTTTTCCTTGTGAGGATAGATTGGTAAAATTTCACACATAGTATGCCATTGCttgatgtttttttcctttggaGGTTTGACATTGAAATGGGCGATTGGGTTTTGGAGGCGCAAGGGCAATCACTCTTCTTTCTTTAAATACAACACAAGGGATGGTGCAATGCTTTCGAAGAGCTGCTGGTCTATGACAGATGTGCCCAACATCAGTTTGGACATCGATGTTTTCCTTGATGCTTCTAAagctgtattttattttctattttcttatgCAACAAAAATCGTTCATTGGATGTAGAATATGTTGCTAGTGTGTGCATTTGTACCCTGTTAGTTTTCAGACTCAAACTTGATGAGAATGAAGCTAATAAGATTCATATTGTTGCAGGGTTACATTTATAATCGCATTCCTCTTGTTACTGACCGGAGCAGCTCTTAACAATCAGCGAGGCCAGGAAAGCATGTACTTCGGTAGCTATTGCTATGTCGTCAAGCCTGGTGTTTTTGCCGGAGGGGCTGTGCTTTCTCTTGCTAGCGTTTCTCTTGGCATTGTCTATTATGTTGCTTTATCGAATTTCAAGAGCACACAAACATGGGGTCCTCAGTCCAACCAAGGGATAGCAATGGGACGACCGGAAATCCCCCCGCAGAGCACTCAACCGGTTTTTGTGCATGAAGATACTTATAACAGAAGACAAGTCCCTTGATTTGATCTTCAGTTAAATGTAAAACTGCAATATCCGCCATATTCTGTATAGAGTCTGAACAGCAATTCGGTAATGCCGATAAGTTTATCTGTTTTCTaatcatattttgaaaattttgtagtAAACTGAATGAAATATTTGTCACTGATGCTGTCTGTTTCTGTTGCTGGCCAATGAGCATAGCAACTACAAATTTCAATTCTGTTTCTGCTCAGCAATTTCAGAGtaagaaacaagaaaattacATCAATTATTGCTGAAGTTCTAAGCCTTTGATGAGCAGGAGTATGCTGTCAACAATGCTCTGAAGTT includes:
- the LOC120272502 gene encoding protein MODIFYING WALL LIGNIN-1-like, which produces MEKKVVWVSMAVGFLGILSAALGFAAEATRVKASEVKTSIPGECIYPKTPALVLGLSSAVALMIAQAMVNTIAGCLCCKKQRYSSETNWSIALIAFIVSWVTFIIAFLLLLTGAALNNQRGQESMYFGSYCYVVKPGVFAGGAVLSLASVSLGIVYYVALSNFKSTQTWGPQSNQGIAMGRPEIPPQSTQPVFVHEDTYNRRQVP